In one Vibrio sp. YMD68 genomic region, the following are encoded:
- a CDS encoding phage minor head protein, giving the protein MSDVNVASVPHVEATEVMLKKLNIPTRHWDDMLGAPRARGFAVAGATKMSLLKDLHDALNEALSQGKTITDFRKAFDETVLSHGWTYNGKRGWRTKVIFNNNLNSAYSAGRWQQFERQKKNRPYLTYMTVGDDRVRDEHDKWRYLTLPIDDPFWDTYMPPNDFGCRCYVLSKSEDDINRENLTISHSPEIKTSERINTRTGELYGEVAEGVGVGWDYNVGKVWLGPDNSLGEYIASMPEVYRKEVLSQNKAYISQLSKYFNTWSTPVIDGTARGKATSVGLLSVSAFEKVQSKSATIFIDDWRLKRMSRELKRAKSIDLPKEVLQDIPGALDNAVAILLDKRQVQKGRTTLVYVIKLEGQKNKYGKLIVDINYQSKTGFKGNGVVSGSVVSKLSLQDSSVYEVIEGSL; this is encoded by the coding sequence ATGTCGGACGTTAACGTGGCGAGTGTGCCTCATGTTGAAGCTACTGAGGTAATGCTCAAGAAACTCAATATTCCTACCCGACATTGGGATGACATGTTGGGTGCGCCTCGAGCAAGGGGCTTCGCAGTTGCTGGAGCCACAAAAATGAGTTTATTAAAGGACCTTCATGATGCATTGAATGAGGCGCTGAGCCAGGGAAAAACCATCACTGATTTTAGAAAAGCTTTTGATGAAACTGTGCTGTCTCATGGTTGGACTTATAACGGAAAGCGTGGCTGGCGCACCAAGGTGATTTTTAATAATAATTTAAATAGTGCGTATAGCGCTGGGCGCTGGCAACAGTTCGAGCGCCAGAAGAAAAATCGCCCTTATCTAACTTATATGACTGTCGGTGATGATAGGGTTCGTGATGAACACGATAAATGGCGATATTTGACACTGCCCATTGATGATCCGTTTTGGGATACATACATGCCTCCCAATGACTTTGGATGTCGGTGCTACGTATTGAGTAAGTCCGAAGATGATATCAACCGTGAAAATCTAACCATCAGCCACTCTCCAGAAATAAAAACTAGCGAGCGAATCAATACTCGTACAGGGGAATTATATGGGGAAGTTGCTGAAGGTGTTGGTGTTGGTTGGGACTATAATGTAGGTAAGGTGTGGTTGGGGCCAGATAATTCACTCGGTGAGTACATTGCGTCAATGCCAGAGGTGTATCGCAAAGAGGTTCTATCCCAAAATAAAGCGTATATTAGCCAGCTTTCAAAGTACTTTAACACCTGGTCGACGCCAGTCATTGATGGCACAGCTCGCGGTAAGGCCACCAGTGTTGGGTTATTGAGTGTCTCTGCGTTTGAGAAAGTACAGTCAAAGTCTGCCACGATTTTTATTGATGACTGGCGCTTAAAGCGAATGAGTCGAGAGCTCAAGAGAGCCAAGTCGATTGACCTACCTAAAGAAGTCTTGCAAGACATTCCCGGAGCACTAGACAATGCCGTTGCGATATTGCTGGATAAACGCCAAGTCCAAAAAGGAAGAACAACTTTGGTTTACGTGATTAAACTAGAAGGTCAAAAGAATAAATACGGAAAGCTGATAG